A window of Micromonospora sp. WMMC415 genomic DNA:
CCGCCCTGCGGCTCCGACAGGCAGTACGCGCCCAGCAGCTCCCCGCCGATCATGTCGGGCAGCAGCTTGCGCTGCTCGTCGGTGCCGAACTGGGCGAGGGGGTAGCAGGACAGGGTGTGCACGCTGACCGCCTCGGCGACCGCGAGCCACCGGCTGGCCAGGATCTCGAGCACCTGGAGGTACACCTCGTACGGCTGGGCGGCGCCGCCGTACTCCTCCGGGTAGGGCAGGCCCAGCAGGCCGGCCCGGCCGAGGGTGCGCAGCACCTCCCGGGGGAACTCGGCGCGCTCCTCGAAGCCGGCGGCCCTGGGGGCGAGTTCCCGGTCGGCGAGTTCGGTGGCGAGGTCCAGCAGGTCGTGGGCCTCGTCGGTGGGGAGGATCCGGTCGACAGTCATCGGGGGCGCGGCGTGGATCCCCTCGCCTTGAGGCGCGGGAGGAAACGCCGCTCCCTCCCTTCAGTGATCGTTCTGTATGGACGATTGTTAGAATGTGAGGTGTGGGTGAGGTGGTGAAGCGGGCATACAAGTACCGCTTCTATCCCTCGCCGGAGCAGGCCGAACAGCTGATCCGGACGTTCGGCTGTGTGCGCTTGGTGTACAACCGGGCGTTGGAGGCGCGCACCCGGGCGTGGACGGTAGACCGGCAGCGCACCACATACGTGCACACGTCGGCGTGGCTGACCGAGTGGAAACGCACCGACGATCTGGCCTTCCTCAACGAGGTCAGCTCCGTTCCGTTGCAACAGGCGTTGCGGCACCTGCAAACCGGGTTCGTGGCGTTCTGGGAGAAGCGGGCGCGGTATCCGCGGTTCAAGTCCAAACGCAAGTCCCGGGCGTCGGCCGAGTACACCCGCTCGGCGTTCCGCTGGCGGGACGGGCACCTCACCCTCGCCAAGATGGCCCTGCCACTGGACATCGTGTGGTCCCGGCCCCTGCCCGAAGGGGCGCAGCCGTCCACAGTCACCGTGTCCCGCGACTCCGCCGGCCGCTGGTTCGTGTCCATCCTGGTCGAGACCACCGTCGAACACCTGCCTGTCACGGATGTCGCGGTCGGGATGGACGCGGGCCTCACCAGCCTGGTAACCCTCTCCACCGGCGAGAAGATCGCCAACCCGCGGCACGAACGCGCCGACCGATGCAAGCTGACCAAGGCGCAGCGGGCGCTGGCCCGCAAGCAGAAGGGCTCCGCGAACCGGGCCAAAGCCCGCCTCAAGGTCGCCCGCATCAACGCCCGTATCGTCGATCGGCGACGGGATCAGCTGCACAAGCTGAGCACTCGACTCGTCCGCGAGAACCAAACGGTCGTGATCGAAGACCTCAGCGTGCGCAACATGATGCGCAACCACAGCCTGGCCCGCGCCATCTCCGACGCGGGATGGTCGCAGTTGCGAAGCATGCTGGAGTACAAAGCTGCCTGGTACGGGCGGACGCTGATCGCCGTCGACCGGTGGCTGCCCTCGTCCAAGACCTGCTCGGCATGCGGACGGATCAACACCACCCTCACCCTCAGCGTCCGCGCCTGGACGTGCGCCGGCTGCAATGCCGTACACGACCGAGATGTGAACGCCGCCAGGAACATCCTCGCCGCCGGGCTGGCGGAGAGGTAAAACGCCTGTGGAGGGACGGTAAGACCCGGCCCGCGTAAGCGGTGAAGGCACGACCCGGTGAAGCAGGAACCCCCACGGGTGACCGAGGGGATCCCCGCCCTTCAGAGCGGTGGACGATGTCAAAGCGCGGTGAGCTCCGTTGGTGTGGTGTTGAGCCGTTGTACGCCGTCCGTCGTGCAGACGACGATGTCCTCGATACGGGCGCCGTGCCGCCCGGCGAGGTAGATCCCGGGTTCGATCGAGAAGGCCATGCCCGGCTCCAGCGCCCGGCTGTTTCCGGTCACCACGTACGGCTCCTCGTGGCCGTCCAGCCCGATGCCGTGGCCGGTGCGGTGCAGGAACGCGTCGCCGTAGCCGGCGCCGGCGATCAGGTCGCGGGCGGCGGCGTCGACCGCCTCGGCGCTGACCCCGGGGCGTACCGCGGCGACGGCGGCACGCTGGGCGGCGTGCAGCACCGCGTAGTAGTCGGTGAACTCCGCCGGGGCGGGCCCGCCGGCGACGTAGGTGCGGGTGCAGTCCGAGCGGTACCCCGACGGCATCGTGCCGCCGATGTCCACCACCACCGGCTCGCCCGCGCCGACCGGCCGGTCCGAGGTGCCGTGGTGCGGGCTCGCGCCGTTCGGGCCCGCGGCGACGATGACGAAGTCGACGGTGACGTGCCCGGCCGCCCGGATCGCCGCGGCGATGTCGGCGGCCACCTCGCTCTCCGTCCGCCCCGGCCGCAGCCACTCCCCCATCCGCTCGTGCACCGCGTCGATCGCGGCGCCGGCCTCGGCGAGGGCCGCCACCTCGGCCGGGGACTTGCGGATGCGCAGCTCGCGGAGCACCTCGGAGGCGAGCCGCTGGCTCGCGCCCGGGAGCGCGGCGCGCAGCGCCAGGACCTGCTCCGCCCACATCCGGTCGGCCAGGCCGACCGCGGCGACCGGCCCGCCGAGGGCGGCCGTGACGAGGGGGTACGGGTCGGTGCCGTCGGCGTGGTCGACGATGTGGACGCCGGTGGCCGGTGCCGGGGACGCCTCGGCGGCGGGGCGTTCCAGGGTGGGCACGATCAGGGTCGGCTCCCCCTCGGCGGGCAGCACCAGCAGGGTCAGCCGCTCACCGGCGTGCGCGTCGTAGCCGGTCAGGTAGCGCAGGTCCGACCCGGGGCTGAGCAGCAGCGCGTCCAGGCCGGCGGCGGCGGTGGCGCGCTGCGCGGCGGCCAGCCGGGCCGGCGGGTACAGCTCGTCGATTCCCACCCGCTCAGCTTAACGCTCGTTCGGCTCAGCCCGGCCGCGGCCGGGCGGGTCGGCGCGGGATCACGACATCAGCCACAGGCAGAACGGATGACCGTCCGGATCCAGGCAGACCCGGACGTCGTCCTGCGGCTGCCACGGCGCGACCGTCGCGCCGCAGGCGACCGCGTGGGCCTGCGCCGCCGCCAGGTCGTCGACCCCGATCTCCAGGTGCGCCATCATCTGCTGCCGGCCCGCCTCGGCCGGCCAGGTCGGCGGCACGTAGCGGCGCTCCCGCTGGAACGAGAGGCCCACCCCGCCGTCGGGGGCACGGAGGACCACGTCGTCCGCCTCCTCGACGGCGGTCTCCCAACCGAGCAGCCGGGCGTAGAACCGGGCGAGCGCCGCCGGATCGGGCGTGTCCAGGTTGACCGTGGTCAATCGCAGGCGGGGACGCGGCGCACTCACCCGGCCGATTCTGCCCGTCCGCAGCGGGTGCCGCAGCCCCACCGACGGCGGTGGCCGGCCGGCGCGGCGACCTTGGCGCGTTCCGGCACGCCGGTGCCGGGGCGCCGATAGCCTCGGGACAGACCGTGACCGGACGAAGGGAGTGACGACCGTGGCAGGCAGCGACCGCGCCGAGACGCGCCGGCGGCGGCTGCTCTGGTCCGGTGTCCTCGCCCTCGCCGGTCTGGTGCTGCTCGTCATCGGGCTCACCATCGCCGACGGCGTCGCCGCCTGGGTCGAGGTGGTGGTGGCCCTCCTGCTGCTGCTGGCCAGTTACGGGGTGCAGTACGTGGCCCGGCGGGACACCCTCTACCGGGACCGGGGCTGACCCGCCACCGACGCCGGCGTCCGCCCGGACGTCGGTGCGGTGTGCCACGCTGTCGGGCGTGACAGCCCCGATCATGCTCGTCGACTCGCCCAGCCTCTACTTCCGGGCGTACTTCGGCATTCCCGAGTCCGCCGCGACCACCGCCGACGGCCAGCCGGTCAACGCCGTGCGCGGTTTCCTGGACATGCTGGCGTCCCTGATCCGCACCCGGCGGCCAGGCCGGATGGTCTGCGCGATGGACCACGACTGGCGACCCGACTGGCGGGTGGCGCTGCTGCCGTCGTACAAGGCGCACCGGGTCGCGCCGGAGGGCGGCGAGGTGGTGCCCGACACCCTCACCCCGCAGGTGCCGGTGATCCTCGACGTGCTCGACGCCCTGGGCATCACCACCGTCGGCGCCGCCGGGTACGAGGCCGACGACGTGCTCGGCACGTTGTCGGTCACCCAGCCCGGCCCGGTCGAGGTGGTCTCCGGCGACCGGGATCTGTTCCAGCTGGTCGACGACGCCCGGGGTGTCCGGCTGCTCTACGTCGGGCGGGGCGTGGCCAAACTGGAGGACTGCGACGACACCGCCGTGCGCTCCCGTTACGGGGTGCCCGCCGCCCGGTACGCCGACTTCGCCGCCCTGCGCGGCGACCCCAGCGACGGGCTGCCCGGCGTGCCGGGCGTCGGGGAGAAGACCGCCGCCCGCCTCGTCGACCGGTACGGCGACATCGACGGCATCCTCGCCGCCCTGGCCGACCCCGGCTCCGGCTTCGCGCCGGGGCTGCGGACGAAGCTCGCCGCCGCCCGGGACTACCTGGCCGTCGCCCCGAAGGTGGTCCGGGTGGCCCTCGACGTGCCGCTGCCCGACCTGCCCACCGACCTGCCGTCCGCGCCGGCCGATCCGCAGCGACTGCTCGAGCTCGCCGAGCGGTGGAATCTGGCCGGTTCCGCCCGCCGGCTGGTCGACGCCCTCGCCACCCGCACCGGCTGACCGGGCCGGGCCCCGGGTCGCCGGTCGCGCCGGGCCGCCGATGTGCCGGTGCGCCGGCCTGTCGACGGGCCGGCGCGTCGACCAGGCGGTCAGCGCGGGCCGCGGTCCCGGCGGGACGGGAACGGGGTGCCCGGCCGGGCCAGCGTGGAGCGCGCCCGTAGGCCCACCGGGTCGGGCGTCACCGTCGACTCCGCTCCGACCGGCTCCGCCCGCGGCGCCCGGCGGGCGTCCAGGTACGCGGTCGCCGCCCGGTCCTCGTCGGTCGGGGCGGCGAGCAGCGCGTACACCAGGCCGACCACCACGAGGACCACGGCCAGGACGATCGGCACCAGCAGCGTCCCCACCTCCGCGCCGGCGACCTCGCGCTGGGTGTCGTGCAGGTGCACGGAGAGGGCGCTCATCCCGGTGAAGTGCATGCCGTTCACGGCGGCGCCCATGACCAGCGCGGAGGCGATGAGCGCCAGGGTGCGACGCACCGTCACGGCCAGCCACAGCGCGACGGTCGCCGCGACGACAGCGATGACGACCGAGGCCACGACACGCGGCTGGTCGTAGCCGAGCCGGCCGTTGAGCCGCATCGCCGCCATGCCGGTGTAGTGCATCGCCGCGACACCCGCGCCGGTGAACAGGCCGCCGGCGAGGATCCGTGGCGCGGACGCCCGCCCGGTGCCGGCGATGGCCAGGCCGATGCCGACGGCCACCACGGCGAAGGCGGCGCTCGCCGCGGTGATCGGCACGTCGTACCGGATCCGGGTGCCCTCGACCGCGAAGCCGAGCATGGCCATGAAATGCATCGTCCAGATCGCCGTGCCGCCGAGGGCGAAGGCGGAGAGCGTGCCCCACCAGGCCCGCTGGCCCACGGTGGCCGCCGTCCGGATACGACCGGCGCAGACGAGGCCGAGGAACGAGCCCAGCACGGACAGCGCGTAACTCAGGGCGGGTGTGATCCACCCGTACTCGAAGTGGTTGATCTCCGCCACGCCCGTCGCCCCCCAGACCGGATACCGGCGCGTAACTTAGCGCCTCCGGCCATGATCGGGGACCGTCCCCACCAGCCGCAACATCGATGACGGGACACTTCGCGCGGTGCCGCCGCAGTGACGCAGCGATGCGTCGATTGCCAGCAGGCAACCACGGGGCGTGACGGTCAGGCCCTGGCGTGGTAGGCCAGCACACCCCGGTTGACGGCGGCGATGGCCTGCCGGGCGGTGGACCGTACCTCCGCCGACGCGCCACCGGAGTCGGCGAGCTGGCCGAGCAGGTCCACCACCTGCCGGGCCCAGCGGACGAAGTCGCCGGCCGGCATCTCGCCGTCGATCTCGTGCCCGCTGGCGAGCACCTTCGCCAGGGCCTCGCCCCGCGCCCACCGGTAGATCGGCCAGGCGAAGCCCAGGTCGGGTTCCCGCGTCACGGCCAGGCCCCGGGCCGCCTCGTCGGCCTCGATCTCGCTCCACAGCTTGAGCGTCGCGTCGACCGCCTCGGCCACCGCGCCCCGGGGCAACGACGCCCGCTCGTCGACGTCGCGGCGGGCCTCGAAGACCACCACCGACACCGCAGCCGCCAGCTCGGCCGGACTGAGCCCGTCCCAGACGCCCCGGCGCAGGCACTCGGCCACCAGCAGGTCGGCCTCCGTCCAGATCCGGCCCAGCATCCGGCCCGCGTCGGTGACCGTCCCGTCGGGGGCGAGGTACCCGCGGGCGGTGAGCAGCGCGACGATCCGGTCGAACGTGCGGGCGAGTGAACCGGTCCGACCGGCCACCCGCTGCCGAAGCTCCTCGGTGTCCTTCTCGAGCCGCCGGCGGCGCTCCGCCCAGCGGGCGTGCTCCTCCCGGTCGGGACAGGCGTGGCAGGGGTGCCGCCGCAGCTCGGCGCGGAGCTGGGTGAGGCGGTCGTCGTCCCCCGTGGCCTGCCGGGACCGGCCGCCCCGGCGGCCGGCGTGCCGATCCAGGCCGGTGCCGCTGACCTCGGCGGCCAGGTCCCGCCGCGCGGCCGGCGAGCGGTGGTTGAAGTGCTTCGGGACGCGGATGCGGGCCAGCACCTCGGCCGGGGTGGTGAAGTCGCCCGGGCTGACCCGGCCGGCCCACCGGTCCTGGGTGAGCACCAGCGGGCGCGGCTCGCCGAAGCCGCCGGTCGCCGGGTCCAGCACCACCGCGAGGCCGGCCCGCCGGCCCGACGGCACCCGGATCACGTCGCCGACCCGCAGCCGCTCCAGCGACGCGACCGCCGCCGCCTTGCGCTGGGTCTGCCCCTGCCGCGCGAGGGCGCGCTCCCGGTCGGCGATCGCCACGCGCAACGCGAAGTACTCGTCGAAGTCGCCGTGGTGGCAGGCCGCCTCCGCGCCGTACGCCTCGATGGTCTCGGTGTTGCGCTGCACCTGCCGCGCCAGGCCGACCACCGACCGGTCCGCCTGGAACTGGGCGAAGCTCGACTCGAGCAGCGCCCGCGCCGGCTCCGCGCCGACCGTCCCGACCAGGTTGACCGCCATGTTGTACGACGGCCGGAAGCTGGACCGCAGCGGGTACGTGCGGGTCGACGCCAGACCGGCCACGTGCCGGGGGTCGGTCTCCGGGGACCACACCACGACGGCGTGCCCCTCCACGTCGATACCGCGACGGCCGGCACGGCCGGTGAGCTGCGTGTACTCCCCCGGCGTGAGGTCGACGTGCGCCTCGCCGTTGTACTTCACCAGCCGCTCCAGGACCACGCACCGGGCCGGCATGTTGATGCCCAGCGCGAGTGTCTCGGTGGCGAACACCGCCTTCACCAGGCCACGGACGAACAGCTCCTCGACGACCTCCTTGAACGCGGGCAGCATGCCGGCGTGGTGCGCCGCGAGGCCCCGCTCCAGCCCGTCGAGCCACTCCCAGTAGCCGAGCACCGACAGGTCCTCGCCGGGGATCGCGGTGACCCGGCTCTCGACCACCCGCCGGATCTCCGCCCGCTCCTCCGGGTTGGTGAGCCGCAGCCCGGCGGCGAGGCACTGCTGCACGGCGGCGTCACAGCCGGCCCGGCTGAAGATGAACAGGATGGCCGGGAGCAGGCCCTCCCGGTCGAGGCGGTCGACGATGTCCGGGCGCAGCGGCCCCCGCCAGCGCGGCCCGCGGCGACCCCCGCCCGGCCCGGCACTGCGCCCCTCGCCGAGCTCGAGCCGGCGCACCGTGTCCCGGGTGTAGCGCAGCAGTTCCGGGTGCACGTC
This region includes:
- a CDS encoding RNA-guided endonuclease TnpB family protein — translated: MGEVVKRAYKYRFYPSPEQAEQLIRTFGCVRLVYNRALEARTRAWTVDRQRTTYVHTSAWLTEWKRTDDLAFLNEVSSVPLQQALRHLQTGFVAFWEKRARYPRFKSKRKSRASAEYTRSAFRWRDGHLTLAKMALPLDIVWSRPLPEGAQPSTVTVSRDSAGRWFVSILVETTVEHLPVTDVAVGMDAGLTSLVTLSTGEKIANPRHERADRCKLTKAQRALARKQKGSANRAKARLKVARINARIVDRRRDQLHKLSTRLVRENQTVVIEDLSVRNMMRNHSLARAISDAGWSQLRSMLEYKAAWYGRTLIAVDRWLPSSKTCSACGRINTTLTLSVRAWTCAGCNAVHDRDVNAARNILAAGLAER
- a CDS encoding Xaa-Pro peptidase family protein gives rise to the protein MGIDELYPPARLAAAQRATAAAGLDALLLSPGSDLRYLTGYDAHAGERLTLLVLPAEGEPTLIVPTLERPAAEASPAPATGVHIVDHADGTDPYPLVTAALGGPVAAVGLADRMWAEQVLALRAALPGASQRLASEVLRELRIRKSPAEVAALAEAGAAIDAVHERMGEWLRPGRTESEVAADIAAAIRAAGHVTVDFVIVAAGPNGASPHHGTSDRPVGAGEPVVVDIGGTMPSGYRSDCTRTYVAGGPAPAEFTDYYAVLHAAQRAAVAAVRPGVSAEAVDAAARDLIAGAGYGDAFLHRTGHGIGLDGHEEPYVVTGNSRALEPGMAFSIEPGIYLAGRHGARIEDIVVCTTDGVQRLNTTPTELTAL
- a CDS encoding VOC family protein — translated: MSAPRPRLRLTTVNLDTPDPAALARFYARLLGWETAVEEADDVVLRAPDGGVGLSFQRERRYVPPTWPAEAGRQQMMAHLEIGVDDLAAAQAHAVACGATVAPWQPQDDVRVCLDPDGHPFCLWLMS
- a CDS encoding 5'-3' exonuclease, with the protein product MTAPIMLVDSPSLYFRAYFGIPESAATTADGQPVNAVRGFLDMLASLIRTRRPGRMVCAMDHDWRPDWRVALLPSYKAHRVAPEGGEVVPDTLTPQVPVILDVLDALGITTVGAAGYEADDVLGTLSVTQPGPVEVVSGDRDLFQLVDDARGVRLLYVGRGVAKLEDCDDTAVRSRYGVPAARYADFAALRGDPSDGLPGVPGVGEKTAARLVDRYGDIDGILAALADPGSGFAPGLRTKLAAARDYLAVAPKVVRVALDVPLPDLPTDLPSAPADPQRLLELAERWNLAGSARRLVDALATRTG
- a CDS encoding MHYT domain-containing protein; translated protein: MAEINHFEYGWITPALSYALSVLGSFLGLVCAGRIRTAATVGQRAWWGTLSAFALGGTAIWTMHFMAMLGFAVEGTRIRYDVPITAASAAFAVVAVGIGLAIAGTGRASAPRILAGGLFTGAGVAAMHYTGMAAMRLNGRLGYDQPRVVASVVIAVVAATVALWLAVTVRRTLALIASALVMGAAVNGMHFTGMSALSVHLHDTQREVAGAEVGTLLVPIVLAVVLVVVGLVYALLAAPTDEDRAATAYLDARRAPRAEPVGAESTVTPDPVGLRARSTLARPGTPFPSRRDRGPR
- a CDS encoding RNA helicase, producing the protein MSSPAERYAAARRRAAQASQFPALGEFALDLGFDLDDFQREACQALERGSGVLVCAPTGAGKTVVGEFAVHLALRGGPAASGGGAEGPAQRKCFYTTPIKALSNQKYHDLVDRYGAEQVGLLTGDNAINGDAPVVVMTTEVLRNMLYAGSTTLEGLAYVVMDEVHYLADRFRGGVWEEVIIHLPASVTLVSLSATVSNAEEFADWLVTVRGETAVVVSEHRPVPLWQHMLVGKRMFDLFHDADAARKHDVHPELLRYTRDTVRRLELGEGRSAGPGGGRRGPRWRGPLRPDIVDRLDREGLLPAILFIFSRAGCDAAVQQCLAAGLRLTNPEERAEIRRVVESRVTAIPGEDLSVLGYWEWLDGLERGLAAHHAGMLPAFKEVVEELFVRGLVKAVFATETLALGINMPARCVVLERLVKYNGEAHVDLTPGEYTQLTGRAGRRGIDVEGHAVVVWSPETDPRHVAGLASTRTYPLRSSFRPSYNMAVNLVGTVGAEPARALLESSFAQFQADRSVVGLARQVQRNTETIEAYGAEAACHHGDFDEYFALRVAIADRERALARQGQTQRKAAAVASLERLRVGDVIRVPSGRRAGLAVVLDPATGGFGEPRPLVLTQDRWAGRVSPGDFTTPAEVLARIRVPKHFNHRSPAARRDLAAEVSGTGLDRHAGRRGGRSRQATGDDDRLTQLRAELRRHPCHACPDREEHARWAERRRRLEKDTEELRQRVAGRTGSLARTFDRIVALLTARGYLAPDGTVTDAGRMLGRIWTEADLLVAECLRRGVWDGLSPAELAAAVSVVVFEARRDVDERASLPRGAVAEAVDATLKLWSEIEADEAARGLAVTREPDLGFAWPIYRWARGEALAKVLASGHEIDGEMPAGDFVRWARQVVDLLGQLADSGGASAEVRSTARQAIAAVNRGVLAYHARA